CAGCAGGAACCACACGAACGCGACAGTGACGCCCAGCCACCAGGCCGCGACGCCGGCGTCGATGGGCGATGGCCCTGCGGGCCGGCGTCCTCGCCCGACCGCCCAGGCGCCCGCGCCGATGACCAGCAGTCCGACGAGCTCCGGCGGCTGGAGGCGCTCGCCCACGATGGGCAAGGTCCACACTTGCTGGAAGGGGATGGCGAGGACGAGTGCCCAGAGCAGGAGCAGGACAGGATCGGCGCGACGAGTGGACGGGTGGGGGGCCGGTGAGGGGGGCGCGTGTTCACTCACACTGGTGCCAGGTCGTGAAAAAACCGTCGATTCAAGACCTGACCCCACGTTCGGGCAGGCGGCGCTCCAGCGGGCCGTCGTACACCGCGGCCGAGGCGTCGATCTGGCGCATGGGGCGCTCGCGCTGCTGTTCCTCGGCCGCCTGCGCGGCGAGGCCGGGGACGCGCGAGATGATGAAAATCGCGTTGCCCACGGCGGCTGGCAGGCCGATCTCGCAACACACCGCGGCAATCGCGCCATCGACGTTGATGGGCACACGCGGGTCGTCGGGCCCGCGGCCCGCGTTGACCAGCCGCTCGACCGTCCGGATCAGGCGAATGTGGTCGCCGTCGAGGTCGAGCTCGAGCGCCATCTGGAAGAGCCGCGCCGTGCGTGGGTCGTACGTGTGCAGCCGGTGGCCGAAGCCGGGCAGCCGCTGGCCGCGGGCGGCGTACTCGTCGATGATCCGACGCGCCGCCTCCTCGCACGAGGCGCCCTGCCGCATCAACGACACGCCCTGCTCGAGGAAGCGCATCCCCGCGTTGATGTCGCCGCCGTGATAGCGCCCGAAGCTCAGGATACCGGCCGCGACGCTCGCGTGCAGCGGCGCGCCGCTCGTCGCCGCGTTTCGCGCCGCCTGCGTCGACGGCGGCGTCGTGCCGTGGTCGATGGTCGCGACGAGCAGCGCCTCCATGAGGCGCCCAATCGACACCGAGGGCAACTCGCCGACGAGCAGCAGGTAGATGGCCTCGCCAAAGGAGAGGCGTCCCATGGTCTCGTCGACGGGATACCCGCGCACGAGGATCTTGTTGCGCTCGACGTGCGTGAGCGCGGTGCGCCAGGGGCCGGCGTCGTGGCCGCCGTGGTGGGCGATGGCGCGGTGATCGCGGGAAGTGGAATCCATGGCGCCCTCCCGTGCGGCAGAGGCGGTGCTCCGCCGCTCACTCGGTGCCGAACAGGCGATCGCCGAAGTCGCCGAGCCCCGGCACGATGAACTTGTGGTCGTTCAGGCGCTCGTCGATGACCGGCGTGTAGACCCTGACCTCGGGGCACTGCTGCTCGAGGAGGGCCACGCCTTCCGGTGCCGCGACGATGCAGAGCAGCCGGATGTCGACGGCGCCCTGCCGGCGCAGCAGGTCGATGGCCGCGACGGCGCTGCCGCCTGTCGCGAGCATGGGATCGACCATGAGCACGACGCATCGATCGAGCCGCGTCGGGAACTTCGCGTAATACTGCGACGCGATGGCCGTCGTCTCGTCCCGCTGCAGGCCGATGTGGCCGACGCGCGCGCGGGGCGCGAGCTCGAGCACGGCGTCGAGCATGCCGAGGCCGGCGCGCAGGACGGGGACGACGACGATCTCGGTGTCGACGGCGCGGCCGGTCGCCTCGCCAAGCGGCGTCAGCACCGACGCGTGGCGCGTCGGCAGGTCGCGCATCGCCTCGGCCGCGACGAGCAGGCTGGCGCGGTGGGCCATCACGCGGAACATGTCGGGCTGCGTGGTCGCATCGCGCAGCTTCAGCAGGACGTCCTGGGCGAGCGGGTGATCGACGAGGTGGACGGGCACGGGGCCACTATATAGCGGCTGGCGGCTGGCGGCTACAGGCGACAGGCGGACGACAGGCCGGCGACAGGCTGCTGGGCCTCCGCCGGGGCTGAAGCCCCGGCGTTACAACCTGTCACCACCAACCACCAACCACCAACCACCGCCCGGCAGGGAGGGCCTCACGCCCCCTCGTTCAGCAGCGCGATGTCCGGGAGGTTGCGGAATCGTTCGTCGAAATCGAGCCCGTAGCCGACGACGAAGTGGTCGTCGATGGTGAAGCCGACGTGGTCGACCTCCACGCCCACCTTGCGGCGCGACGGCTTGCTGAGCAGGCACGCCGTCGTCAGGCGCCGCGGCCCGCGGGCGCGCAGGATCTCCTGCAGGTAGTTGAGCGTCAACCCCGTGTCGACGATGTCCTCGACGATGACGACGTCGCGGCCCTCGATGCCGTAGTCGAGGTCCTTGAGCAGGCGGACCTCACCGGACGAAGACGTGCCGCGGCCGTAGCTCGACGTGGCGATGAAGTCGATCGACACGCGTGGGCTCATGTGCCGAATCAGGTCGGCCAGGAACATGAAGCCGCCCTTGAGCACGCAAATGAGGTGGATGTTGTCGTGGCCGGGATGCGCGGCCTCGATTTCCGCCGCCAGCTCGCGGATGCGACGGTCGATGGCGTCGCGGGTGATGAGGACCGATGACACGTCGTCAGGCATGGTCGAAATCGGGGAAGGTCGGGTAAGCTTACTCGCACGGCTCGACCGGCGGCCCGGTCGCCGCGAAGCGTACCACACATGCGCCACTTCTCGATCATCACGGAAGCCGACGCGCGTCGACTCGAGCCGGGCTCGACGGTCGTGCTCGGTCCGGGCGGGCACATCACGCCGCTTGCGCGCGACACGCTGCGCGACCTGCGCGTCACCGTCGTCGACGGCCGGACGCCGGACGACGCGGCGGCGCTCGTGCCCGCGGCGGAGGTCAAGTCGGTGGCCATCGGCTCGGACCACTCGGGCCTTGCCCTCAAGGCGACGCTCGTGGCGGCGCTGCGGGGCCGGGGGCTGGCGGTGAACGACCTCGGGACGCACACGAAGGACCCGGTCGACTACCCTGACATCGCCTCGGCGGTGGCGGTGGCCGTGGCGCGGGGCGAGGCACAGGCGGGCATCGTCATCGACGGCGCGGGCATCGGGT
The genomic region above belongs to Acidobacteriota bacterium and contains:
- a CDS encoding RpiB/LacA/LacB family sugar-phosphate isomerase, producing the protein MRHFSIITEADARRLEPGSTVVLGPGGHITPLARDTLRDLRVTVVDGRTPDDAAALVPAAEVKSVAIGSDHSGLALKATLVAALRGRGLAVNDLGTHTKDPVDYPDIASAVAVAVARGEAQAGIVIDGAGIGSAMVANKVPGVRAAMCPTPTIARYSREHNGANVVTLGASLLSPYDALAIVDVWLTTPMTEPRYIARLAKIRLVEDRAKSEWP
- a CDS encoding citryl-CoA lyase, which encodes MDSTSRDHRAIAHHGGHDAGPWRTALTHVERNKILVRGYPVDETMGRLSFGEAIYLLLVGELPSVSIGRLMEALLVATIDHGTTPPSTQAARNAATSGAPLHASVAAGILSFGRYHGGDINAGMRFLEQGVSLMRQGASCEEAARRIIDEYAARGQRLPGFGHRLHTYDPRTARLFQMALELDLDGDHIRLIRTVERLVNAGRGPDDPRVPINVDGAIAAVCCEIGLPAAVGNAIFIISRVPGLAAQAAEEQQRERPMRQIDASAAVYDGPLERRLPERGVRS
- the hpt gene encoding hypoxanthine phosphoribosyltransferase — encoded protein: MPDDVSSVLITRDAIDRRIRELAAEIEAAHPGHDNIHLICVLKGGFMFLADLIRHMSPRVSIDFIATSSYGRGTSSSGEVRLLKDLDYGIEGRDVVIVEDIVDTGLTLNYLQEILRARGPRRLTTACLLSKPSRRKVGVEVDHVGFTIDDHFVVGYGLDFDERFRNLPDIALLNEGA
- the upp gene encoding uracil phosphoribosyltransferase, which gives rise to MPVHLVDHPLAQDVLLKLRDATTQPDMFRVMAHRASLLVAAEAMRDLPTRHASVLTPLGEATGRAVDTEIVVVPVLRAGLGMLDAVLELAPRARVGHIGLQRDETTAIASQYYAKFPTRLDRCVVLMVDPMLATGGSAVAAIDLLRRQGAVDIRLLCIVAAPEGVALLEQQCPEVRVYTPVIDERLNDHKFIVPGLGDFGDRLFGTE